One stretch of Paenibacillus sp. AN1007 DNA includes these proteins:
- a CDS encoding TIGR01777 family oxidoreductase, with the protein MKIAICGGTGFVGGALVDYWLQAGHHVKVITRKLPDMHNPSKNLTYISWEQLEEMPHELEGFDALVNLAGETLNQRWTTKAKLEIVESRVTTVARVARLVETLKQKPEVVVQASAMAIYGTSPDETFDESSPQKSMNFPSRVSEQWEIAADAIQDVRLVKIRVSLVLGHKKGAFPLMKLPYMLGFGGKIGSGKQWTSWIHIMDIVRLIDFTIHNKEISGPVNASSPNPVTNDEFGRTVGKVYHRPHWFPVPGFLIKAVVGELSVVLLQGQRVIPQKALDHGFQFTFPTLTQALEDLKHRGLSD; encoded by the coding sequence ATGAAAATTGCCATTTGCGGAGGAACCGGATTTGTAGGGGGCGCTCTTGTCGATTACTGGCTGCAGGCCGGACATCATGTGAAAGTAATCACTCGTAAACTGCCTGACATGCATAATCCGAGTAAAAACCTTACATATATATCCTGGGAGCAGCTTGAAGAAATGCCGCATGAATTGGAAGGTTTTGATGCGCTGGTGAATCTTGCGGGTGAAACCCTGAATCAGCGCTGGACTACCAAAGCCAAGCTGGAGATTGTCGAATCCAGGGTTACAACAGTGGCGCGGGTTGCCCGGCTGGTGGAAACGCTGAAGCAAAAGCCCGAGGTGGTAGTTCAGGCATCAGCCATGGCGATCTACGGAACTTCCCCTGATGAAACCTTTGATGAGAGCAGTCCGCAAAAATCCATGAATTTCCCTTCCCGGGTTTCGGAACAATGGGAGATTGCCGCTGATGCCATTCAGGATGTAAGACTGGTCAAAATCCGTGTCAGTCTCGTTTTGGGTCATAAAAAAGGCGCATTCCCGTTAATGAAGCTTCCATACATGCTGGGATTCGGCGGTAAAATCGGCAGCGGCAAGCAGTGGACCAGCTGGATTCACATTATGGATATCGTCCGATTAATCGACTTTACCATTCATAACAAAGAAATCTCGGGTCCGGTAAACGCCTCTTCGCCCAATCCGGTAACCAATGATGAATTCGGTCGTACAGTAGGCAAAGTTTATCATCGTCCACACTGGTTCCCTGTACCCGGCTTCCTGATCAAGGCAGTCGTTGGTGAATTGTCGGTTGTCCTGCTTCAAGGGCAGCGCGTTATTCCTCAAAAAGCGCTGGACCACGGCTTTCAATTCACCTTTCCTACGTTGACTCAAGCGCTGGAAGACCTGAAACATCGCGGCTTGTCTGATTAA
- a CDS encoding DUF6382 domain-containing protein, with amino-acid sequence MYGLTRDFVRNGGTFMTLEKVNGLRMDELSRVQLGMLSSNPIPRMLPLYIREIDQNVTLQYDISGYKMLSQTLKSGRIRLQVLYHLLYQLVDALVECRPYMLESRNVWMHEEYIFIQGTMEQGELGLVYVPMMDERQEDLTPQLFRNMVTRLMAYVQELQGEGIQRLLQLCNDEQWDIKQLHELLLELSAGNAVYSGAGDHLKTRGEVSLKLNTAVPEQLQYNQRQPLIKLDSEIDETDLRANTFLQKRTAGQSLLGSPGYANLIQNSAQEKPPTFVYTEQENGGNEEENISASGSSHTTYVWLGCMVAIALIWRFIYMEQPGQNELILSVSLSLGLIAVASWIWKRTGRPRNRNESGVHKLFSIPVLGGKRDKQTEADEEMYQESWRWNAADSKSKEGKSKTIENFEESLTVSSVYKDSAPSHFGSRGIRNLKPLNTTREEGADPMHTRKKGGESVMTSDLDHTGPAAEATVNLQQLAAKGLEDERAHEPKYYLERTLKKGERSERVEVKGASFVIGRASDMVQCVDSSTGVSRAHVELSQSQSGYVIKDLGSVNGTMLQGELLAPYKEYPLTDGDTFILADSVYIYRAAG; translated from the coding sequence ATGTATGGATTAACGAGAGACTTCGTACGTAATGGCGGGACATTTATGACTTTGGAAAAAGTGAACGGGCTTCGTATGGATGAACTCAGCAGGGTACAGCTTGGTATGTTATCCTCGAATCCAATTCCTCGTATGCTGCCTTTATACATAAGGGAGATCGATCAGAATGTAACGCTGCAGTATGACATTTCCGGTTACAAGATGCTGTCACAGACGTTAAAGTCGGGCCGGATCCGTCTGCAGGTACTGTACCACCTTTTATACCAATTGGTCGATGCTCTTGTGGAGTGCAGACCGTACATGCTGGAATCGCGGAATGTATGGATGCATGAGGAATACATTTTCATTCAGGGGACGATGGAGCAGGGAGAACTTGGTTTGGTTTATGTGCCCATGATGGATGAACGGCAGGAGGATCTTACTCCGCAATTATTCCGTAATATGGTGACAAGGCTTATGGCCTATGTTCAGGAACTGCAGGGGGAGGGCATACAACGTCTGCTGCAGCTTTGTAATGACGAGCAGTGGGATATTAAGCAGCTGCATGAACTTTTGCTGGAGCTATCTGCCGGAAACGCAGTATATTCAGGAGCCGGGGATCATTTGAAAACGAGAGGTGAAGTCAGCTTGAAGTTAAATACAGCTGTTCCGGAACAGCTGCAGTATAATCAGCGTCAACCATTGATCAAGCTGGATTCCGAGATCGACGAGACGGACCTTCGTGCGAATACCTTTTTACAAAAGAGAACAGCGGGACAATCTTTATTGGGCAGCCCCGGATATGCAAATCTGATACAAAACTCTGCACAGGAAAAGCCCCCTACGTTTGTTTATACGGAGCAGGAAAATGGTGGCAATGAAGAAGAAAATATTTCGGCATCCGGTTCTTCCCATACAACATATGTCTGGCTCGGCTGCATGGTTGCCATCGCATTAATATGGCGATTCATCTACATGGAACAGCCAGGCCAGAACGAACTGATTCTGTCCGTATCGCTAAGTCTGGGGCTGATTGCAGTGGCGAGCTGGATATGGAAAAGGACGGGCAGGCCGCGTAATCGTAATGAATCCGGCGTTCATAAATTATTTTCTATACCGGTCTTGGGTGGGAAAAGAGATAAGCAGACTGAAGCTGACGAGGAAATGTATCAGGAGAGCTGGCGTTGGAATGCTGCTGACAGCAAGTCTAAAGAAGGCAAGAGTAAGACCATTGAAAATTTCGAGGAGTCTTTGACAGTTAGCTCCGTATACAAGGATTCAGCCCCTTCTCATTTTGGCAGCCGTGGTATTAGAAACTTAAAGCCATTGAATACAACTCGCGAGGAGGGGGCTGATCCAATGCATACCCGCAAAAAGGGTGGGGAGAGTGTTATGACTTCTGATCTGGATCACACAGGTCCTGCTGCAGAAGCAACAGTCAACCTGCAGCAGCTGGCTGCAAAGGGTTTGGAGGATGAACGTGCTCATGAGCCAAAGTATTATTTGGAACGAACTTTAAAAAAAGGAGAACGGAGCGAACGTGTAGAGGTGAAGGGAGCATCCTTTGTCATTGGGAGAGCATCAGATATGGTTCAGTGTGTAGACAGCTCGACAGGTGTGTCCCGAGCTCATGTGGAATTGAGCCAAAGCCAGTCCGGTTATGTCATCAAAGATCTGGGCTCAGTCAATGGAACAATGCTTCAGGGCGAACTGCTGGCACCTTATAAAGAATATCCATTGACGGATGGGGATACGTTCATCCTGGCTGATTCAGTCTACATTTATCGGGCAGCAGGATGA
- a CDS encoding A24 family peptidase, with product MGWFYMACGVYLLAAFVTDVRSMKIPNRLTLPVTGAGVTAHLVWGGWEGMLFSLGGFAAGFGMVFLMYAVGAVGAGDVKLFGGIGAWTGFTFGLHVMMYSVLYAGVIGLVILLFRRDAAKRIRAVAWNLIRFFKMGSLKLVSQEKSLKFPFMLAVLPGFVSSWIYMAS from the coding sequence GTGGGATGGTTTTATATGGCCTGTGGTGTATATCTTCTGGCGGCATTCGTGACCGATGTACGCTCTATGAAAATTCCGAATCGGTTGACCCTGCCAGTGACGGGTGCGGGTGTGACAGCCCATCTTGTATGGGGAGGGTGGGAAGGCATGCTGTTCTCATTAGGCGGATTCGCTGCCGGTTTCGGCATGGTGTTCCTAATGTATGCAGTCGGTGCGGTTGGGGCGGGAGATGTGAAATTGTTCGGGGGGATTGGTGCGTGGACTGGATTTACATTTGGCCTGCATGTGATGATGTATTCAGTCTTGTACGCTGGCGTGATCGGACTAGTCATTCTCTTGTTTCGCAGAGATGCTGCTAAGCGAATACGGGCAGTGGCATGGAATCTGATCCGTTTCTTCAAAATGGGTTCTCTTAAACTCGTAAGTCAAGAAAAATCACTAAAGTTTCCTTTTATGCTGGCTGTGCTGCCTGGATTCGTCAGCTCATGGATCTATATGGCTTCTTAA
- a CDS encoding pilus assembly protein, giving the protein MNRWRDLIAGRVDKQIQVEDERTSVRIQHRILRISRAERLKLMREQMLEAKKEQGSMVLEASLVLPVFLFFILFLIFIVQMTLISTALQSAAGETVKQLSTKVYPVSLVFAPSDAAGGESSEQAWKWPKLSLTEWADDYASLLPEPLSDWVRAAAKSGEEPLQNIKSSAVETVLDPVVKPLLQPFVESALLDLERTHVNGVSVPNLKSRTNPYFRLELSYELPVKVPFLGKALRIQAAAAERIWIGDTGEGTGGEDGSGSSPRAAVILSKPDPAFIGNYASIKVQVEPGASANLTIFYKSGESTAKHIGWAVADEQGIIEWTWFVGTRTTEGSWIFVVETAEGAQTEDSFTAASRK; this is encoded by the coding sequence TTGAACAGGTGGAGAGATTTGATTGCAGGCAGGGTAGATAAACAAATTCAGGTTGAGGATGAAAGGACAAGTGTGCGGATACAGCATCGAATCTTGCGAATCAGTAGAGCGGAACGCTTGAAGCTGATGCGAGAACAGATGTTGGAAGCTAAAAAAGAGCAGGGCAGCATGGTGCTGGAGGCTTCGCTGGTTCTGCCTGTTTTCCTATTCTTTATTCTGTTTCTGATCTTCATCGTTCAGATGACATTAATCTCAACTGCTCTGCAAAGTGCAGCAGGGGAAACCGTAAAACAGCTGTCAACTAAAGTATATCCGGTCTCGCTTGTATTTGCTCCTTCTGATGCTGCCGGAGGCGAGAGTTCAGAGCAGGCATGGAAGTGGCCCAAGCTATCTCTGACGGAATGGGCGGACGATTACGCCTCTTTATTACCAGAACCGTTAAGTGACTGGGTACGAGCGGCAGCGAAAAGTGGAGAAGAGCCGCTGCAAAACATTAAATCCTCAGCAGTGGAGACGGTGCTTGATCCTGTTGTCAAGCCGCTGCTGCAGCCATTTGTTGAATCGGCGCTGCTGGATTTAGAGCGGACTCATGTTAACGGAGTATCCGTTCCCAACCTGAAGAGTAGAACGAATCCTTATTTCAGACTTGAGCTGAGTTACGAGCTGCCTGTGAAGGTTCCTTTTCTCGGGAAAGCTCTGCGGATTCAGGCTGCTGCGGCAGAACGGATATGGATTGGTGACACAGGCGAGGGAACAGGCGGTGAGGACGGGAGTGGCAGCAGCCCGAGGGCTGCAGTCATTTTGTCCAAGCCGGACCCGGCTTTTATAGGCAACTATGCATCGATTAAGGTTCAGGTAGAACCGGGAGCTTCGGCGAATCTCACGATTTTTTACAAGTCAGGTGAGAGTACCGCGAAGCACATCGGCTGGGCGGTTGCTGATGAACAGGGAATCATAGAGTGGACCTGGTTTGTCGGTACGCGAACAACGGAAGGGTCATGGATTTTTGTTGTGGAGACAGCGGAAGGTGCTCAGACGGAAGATTCGTTTACTGCAGCATCCAGAAAATAA
- a CDS encoding TadE/TadG family type IV pilus assembly protein has protein sequence MNFSRVNKLRKEEGSFTVEASLVFPILLFILVLLLFFTMYMYQKTFLNQHAYAASERAAYSWDNSRKQALTGEYTAGEHDPLYWRITDDRLLGALFGWAGADNEISVPVPGYEDGNLSEKKLIQASSHMPSAMKGTMMYQNTLIQRKVTTRLEQVIFLPLPSFLFNSGSGVLTQGSSAVVEPVEFIRMVDLARYYGAKFKGKGGKAAALSAEAGQVIQYFGKSKK, from the coding sequence ATGAATTTTTCCCGGGTAAATAAGCTCAGGAAGGAAGAAGGGAGCTTCACCGTTGAAGCTTCCCTGGTCTTTCCGATCCTGCTGTTTATTCTGGTGCTGCTGCTTTTTTTTACCATGTATATGTATCAAAAAACATTTTTGAACCAGCACGCCTATGCAGCGTCTGAACGAGCAGCCTACAGCTGGGATAACAGCCGCAAACAAGCACTGACTGGGGAGTATACTGCCGGAGAACATGATCCTTTGTACTGGCGGATAACAGACGATCGGCTATTGGGTGCATTGTTTGGGTGGGCAGGAGCGGATAATGAGATTAGTGTTCCTGTACCTGGATATGAAGACGGTAATCTTTCAGAAAAAAAGTTAATTCAAGCCTCCAGTCATATGCCTTCAGCCATGAAAGGCACAATGATGTATCAAAATACATTGATCCAGCGGAAGGTCACAACCAGGCTTGAGCAGGTCATATTTCTGCCTCTGCCCTCATTTTTATTCAATTCAGGCAGCGGTGTGCTCACACAGGGCTCATCCGCAGTTGTGGAACCAGTCGAATTCATTCGAATGGTCGATTTGGCAAGGTATTACGGTGCGAAGTTCAAAGGTAAAGGCGGGAAGGCAGCGGCTTTATCTGCAGAAGCGGGACAAGTTATACAGTATTTTGGCAAAAGCAAAAAATAG
- a CDS encoding Flp1 family type IVb pilin: MKNKTAALWKDEEGLGTLELILIIGVIIIIALIFKDQITRLITSLLSKVDTKSNEFFPGK, translated from the coding sequence ATGAAGAACAAGACAGCCGCATTGTGGAAAGACGAAGAGGGTCTGGGTACGCTGGAACTGATTCTGATCATCGGTGTAATTATCATTATTGCGCTCATCTTTAAAGACCAGATTACACGATTGATTACAAGTCTGCTTTCCAAAGTGGATACAAAAAGCAATGAATTTTTCCCGGGTAAATAA
- a CDS encoding type II secretion system F family protein codes for MLLSLIIGGVLGTGWIMLDRTRGQTYRHLRKLHMEGIRFKKMHGPFLFIMDKLEMSRRLPVLMFRMQHAIQKMHGVQHSGEKTLLYCAEMLTYSWLLMLAGCLLALVGEVGTGGLVGGFVLGMAVPFAMYKDLDTKVKRRDQDILLELPELLNRIVLLVGAGETVQRAIVHCVNNQGEREHPLYNELRRAAEDWNNGYSFQQSFEQFSRRCGVQEVTIFTTTVLLNLRRGGGDFVLALRDLSHVLWEKRKAVSRAKGEKASSKLVFPMVLIFFTIVVMIGAPAFMMMNM; via the coding sequence ATGCTGCTGTCCCTCATCATTGGAGGCGTGCTCGGAACGGGGTGGATCATGCTTGATCGAACCCGGGGGCAAACCTATAGACATTTGCGAAAGCTGCATATGGAAGGGATACGTTTTAAAAAAATGCATGGCCCGTTTCTGTTCATCATGGACAAGTTGGAGATGAGCCGCAGACTACCTGTGCTCATGTTCCGAATGCAGCATGCGATCCAGAAGATGCACGGCGTGCAGCATAGCGGTGAGAAAACGCTGCTCTATTGTGCCGAGATGCTGACCTACTCATGGCTGCTGATGCTGGCAGGGTGCCTGCTTGCACTTGTCGGGGAAGTAGGTACAGGAGGATTAGTCGGGGGATTTGTTCTTGGAATGGCTGTACCCTTTGCAATGTATAAAGATCTTGACACCAAAGTAAAGCGAAGGGACCAGGATATCCTCTTAGAGCTGCCTGAACTGCTTAATCGGATTGTGCTTCTGGTTGGAGCGGGAGAAACGGTGCAGCGTGCGATCGTTCATTGTGTGAACAACCAGGGCGAACGGGAACATCCATTGTATAACGAGCTGCGAAGGGCAGCAGAGGATTGGAATAACGGTTATTCGTTCCAGCAGTCCTTCGAGCAGTTCAGCCGCCGCTGTGGTGTACAGGAAGTGACGATTTTTACAACGACCGTGCTGCTGAATTTAAGGCGTGGGGGAGGTGACTTTGTATTGGCGCTGCGGGATCTGTCACATGTTTTGTGGGAGAAACGCAAGGCGGTCAGCCGGGCCAAGGGAGAGAAGGCTTCTTCCAAACTGGTGTTTCCGATGGTATTGATCTTTTTTACAATTGTGGTCATGATCGGTGCGCCTGCTTTTATGATGATGAATATGTAG
- a CDS encoding type II secretion system F family protein, with protein MERGRQVLTDYTVYALGSKQRLVCMLVSGLLFFGVGLLFYHHWLAGAVLAAGCIWVPRFWTKVLLERRRMTLSLHFKQALYALSSALAAGKSVENGFKESVEDLRMLNPEADTDLIREFTILRTRMEYGQPIEEALQDFSDRAQIEDITNFADVFITCKRTGGDLVEVVRRTSAVIGEKLDIQQDIMVAVAQKRFESKVMFAAPFIFLLFLNWTAGDFMKPLYSGLGYLISTGALAVLVCCYLWIHRIMDIKV; from the coding sequence GTGGAGCGAGGGAGGCAGGTTTTGACGGATTATACCGTATATGCACTTGGTTCCAAACAGCGTCTGGTGTGCATGCTGGTCAGCGGTCTATTGTTCTTTGGTGTTGGTTTGCTTTTTTATCATCACTGGCTTGCAGGAGCTGTTCTGGCTGCAGGGTGTATATGGGTACCGAGGTTTTGGACAAAGGTGCTTCTTGAACGGAGAAGAATGACGCTTAGTCTGCATTTCAAACAAGCCCTTTATGCACTGTCTTCCGCGCTGGCGGCCGGAAAATCAGTAGAGAACGGGTTTAAGGAATCGGTTGAAGACCTGCGAATGTTGAATCCGGAAGCAGATACGGATTTGATTCGGGAATTCACCATATTGCGGACACGGATGGAATACGGACAGCCGATTGAAGAGGCGCTCCAGGATTTTTCGGATCGTGCACAGATTGAAGATATCACCAATTTTGCAGACGTGTTTATTACCTGCAAACGAACGGGGGGTGATCTGGTGGAAGTGGTCCGCCGTACCTCTGCAGTGATAGGAGAGAAGCTGGATATACAGCAGGATATTATGGTCGCCGTGGCCCAGAAAAGATTTGAATCCAAGGTGATGTTTGCAGCACCGTTTATCTTTCTGCTATTTCTCAACTGGACGGCGGGTGATTTCATGAAGCCGCTATACAGCGGGCTTGGATATCTCATCTCTACAGGTGCACTTGCTGTTCTGGTCTGCTGTTACTTGTGGATTCATCGCATTATGGATATCAAAGTGTGA
- a CDS encoding ATPase, T2SS/T4P/T4SS family: MTEHSRFGHIREREQQFQAMRREIRASLDLTSSAGDEELWQGIEKKVLGDPNLKDMTSGERHALIQRLFDSFRGLDMLQPLVDDPDITEIMINSHQEIFVEKEGEVRRIPQQFESRERLEDIIQMVVSQVNRIVNESSPIVDARMKDGSRVNIVLPPIALKGPTMTIRKFPHEPMSMSELIEKGALHQEAAVLLQQLVRSRYNIFIGGGTGSGKTTFLNALAQFIPVDERIITIEDSAELQIVTVPNLVSLETRNANTEGKGQISIRDLIRTSLRMRPNRIIIGEVRGSEALDMLQAMNTGHDGSLSTGHANTIQDMMSRLETMVLSGAELPITVVRQQIGSAIDIFVHLSRLRDRSRRVTEISEVIGMQHGEVVLNPLFRFQEDEEREGRIIGGLIGTGRLMNVDKVRMAGLGQWLDGYLEQIAGRESQVNEQYNKQQNEQEVEENEIEIL, from the coding sequence ATGACAGAACATTCACGTTTCGGGCATATCAGAGAGCGCGAACAGCAATTTCAAGCCATGCGCAGGGAAATACGTGCATCACTGGATCTGACTTCATCGGCTGGCGATGAGGAACTGTGGCAGGGAATCGAGAAGAAGGTCCTTGGTGATCCGAATCTAAAAGATATGACTTCGGGTGAACGTCATGCTTTGATACAGCGATTATTTGATTCTTTTCGCGGACTGGATATGCTGCAGCCTCTGGTTGATGACCCCGATATTACAGAGATTATGATCAACAGTCATCAGGAAATTTTTGTAGAGAAGGAAGGGGAAGTCAGGCGGATTCCGCAGCAGTTTGAGTCCAGAGAACGGCTGGAGGATATTATACAGATGGTCGTATCTCAGGTGAACCGAATTGTTAATGAATCTTCTCCTATTGTCGATGCGCGCATGAAGGATGGTTCGCGGGTCAACATTGTCCTGCCGCCCATTGCGCTTAAAGGTCCAACCATGACAATCCGGAAATTCCCGCACGAACCGATGAGCATGTCGGAACTGATTGAGAAAGGGGCTCTGCACCAGGAAGCTGCCGTGTTGTTGCAACAGTTAGTACGGAGCAGGTATAACATTTTTATCGGAGGTGGAACAGGGTCAGGGAAAACGACCTTTCTGAATGCTCTAGCCCAATTCATACCTGTTGATGAACGGATTATTACGATTGAGGATTCGGCAGAGCTGCAGATTGTGACGGTCCCTAACCTTGTCTCGTTGGAAACCCGAAACGCCAACACGGAGGGGAAAGGACAAATTTCTATCCGGGATTTGATCAGAACTTCCCTGCGGATGCGTCCGAACCGGATTATTATTGGAGAAGTGAGGGGATCTGAGGCACTGGATATGCTGCAGGCGATGAATACTGGCCATGATGGAAGCTTGTCAACGGGGCACGCCAATACGATCCAGGACATGATGAGCAGACTTGAAACGATGGTACTCAGTGGTGCGGAACTTCCAATTACCGTTGTGAGGCAGCAGATCGGCTCAGCTATCGATATTTTTGTACATCTTTCCCGCCTTCGTGACCGATCAAGGCGAGTGACGGAAATCAGTGAAGTGATTGGTATGCAGCATGGGGAAGTGGTGCTGAACCCTTTGTTTCGTTTTCAAGAAGACGAGGAGCGGGAAGGGCGCATTATCGGTGGACTAATCGGAACGGGGAGACTAATGAACGTGGATAAAGTTCGGATGGCTGGACTTGGACAATGGCTTGATGGATATCTGGAACAAATCGCCGGGCGAGAGTCGCAGGTGAATGAGCAGTATAATAAGCAGCAGAACGAACAAGAGGTTGAAGAAAATGAAATTGAAATCTTATAA